In Lolium rigidum isolate FL_2022 chromosome 7, APGP_CSIRO_Lrig_0.1, whole genome shotgun sequence, the DNA window CTGCCAATTGGAGGAGGCGTGGGCGCCGCCGTGCTGACCGGCGGCACAGCTGCCGGCAAGGCTCTTGCTCCCAGGCCGTGCTTCCGCGCCGCTCGCCCGCACGCCGTCAGCGGAGGCCGCCTCCGCGTGCAAACCCCTCCCAGATCGTCTCCGGTAGGTATATGTAGTTTGTATACACTCACTTTTGTGTGTTCTCTAACTTCTCTGAGATATGACCATTGGTTCATTCGTACGTTCGGCAGGCGTACAAGAACGCCGCGAACGCCACCGACGACGCCATCCAGAACGTCAAGGGGGTGGCCGGGAAGGCGGCGGACAAGGCCTCGGACGCGAAGAACAGCGCGGCGGAGACAGCGGGGAAAGCCTCTGGGAAGGCGCAGAATATGTCCGAGGGCGCCACGGGCAGCGCCGGCGATGCTAAGGACAGGGCGGTGGAGGGTGCCAAGAGCGCCGGCGACAGCATGACGGAAACGGCCAAGGGTGGCGTGAGCAAGGTGGCCGAGACGGCACGGG includes these proteins:
- the LOC124669765 gene encoding uncharacterized protein LOC124669765: MASSSVLPIGGGVGAAVLTGGTAAGKALAPRPCFRAARPHAVSGGRLRVQTPPRSSPASDAKNSAAETAGKASGKAQNMSEGATGSAGDAKDRAVEGAKSAGDSMTETAKGGVSKVAETARDLGGKAKQTSEEAWDATKDAAQDVANKVAAAAKDLS